A window of the Acidithiobacillus thiooxidans ATCC 19377 genome harbors these coding sequences:
- the mnmG gene encoding tRNA uridine-5-carboxymethylaminomethyl(34) synthesis enzyme MnmG — protein sequence MQNEFDVIVVGGGHAGTEAAAAAARLGVRTLLLTQNLDTIGQMSCNPAIGGIGKGHLVKEIDALGGIMALAIDQAGIQFRTLNASKGPAVRATRAQADRSLYKRAVRRLLENITNLQLFQGMAGDLLMENGHLAGVRTETGLELRAGQVILTTGTFLGGRVHMGDQNYAAGRAGDPPSNALSLRLREMAFPVARLKTGTPPRIDGRSIDYSVLEAQPGDDPLPAFSFMTRQVDIPQRACHITHTNARTHEIIAANLHQSAMYGGHIQSVGPRYCPSIEDKVVRFAEKTSHQIFLEPEGLDTHEVYPNGISTSLPFPVQVDLVRSMRGLENAVLLRPGYAIEYDFLDPRDLHASLESQRLPGLFCAGQINGTTGYEEAAAQGLLAGLNAARRARSQSAWVPGRHEAYLGVMVDDLVTRGLDEPYRMFTSRAEYRLQLREDNADIRLTPQGRELGLVDDARWAGFSRKQDDLEAERGRFQSVRIRPEDAAAQRVAAHVGQALNRDVTALELLRRPDWDYASLTTALDIPVCADPRVSEQLEIECKYSGYIARQQDEIERAVRWEGMAIPEDMDYASVRGLSTEVRQRLSRQRPQTIGLASRIPGVTPAAVSLLLIHVKRRSLLQAG from the coding sequence ATGCAAAACGAATTTGATGTCATTGTTGTCGGTGGAGGTCATGCCGGCACCGAGGCTGCCGCTGCCGCAGCCCGTTTGGGTGTGCGTACTCTGCTTCTGACCCAGAATCTCGATACCATTGGGCAGATGTCCTGTAATCCGGCCATTGGCGGTATTGGCAAAGGGCATCTGGTCAAGGAAATCGACGCCCTGGGGGGCATCATGGCCCTCGCCATTGATCAGGCGGGCATCCAGTTTCGGACCCTGAACGCCAGCAAAGGGCCAGCGGTGCGGGCGACCCGCGCCCAGGCCGACCGGAGTTTGTATAAACGCGCAGTGCGTCGTCTTCTCGAAAACATTACCAATTTGCAATTGTTTCAGGGCATGGCGGGCGACTTGTTAATGGAAAACGGGCATCTGGCCGGTGTGCGCACGGAAACCGGCCTGGAGCTGCGTGCGGGTCAGGTGATTTTGACTACCGGGACTTTTCTCGGCGGGCGCGTGCACATGGGTGACCAGAATTATGCGGCCGGACGGGCAGGCGATCCGCCATCCAACGCCCTGTCCCTGCGCCTGCGGGAAATGGCTTTTCCGGTTGCCCGTCTGAAAACCGGCACGCCGCCCCGCATTGATGGACGCAGCATCGACTATAGCGTGCTCGAAGCCCAGCCCGGAGATGATCCACTCCCCGCATTTTCCTTCATGACCCGGCAGGTGGATATCCCCCAGCGCGCTTGCCATATCACCCACACCAATGCGCGCACCCATGAAATCATTGCCGCCAACTTGCACCAGTCGGCCATGTATGGCGGGCACATTCAGTCCGTAGGGCCGCGCTACTGTCCTTCCATTGAGGACAAAGTGGTGCGCTTTGCCGAAAAAACCTCGCACCAGATATTTCTCGAACCTGAAGGACTGGATACGCACGAAGTCTATCCCAACGGCATTTCCACCAGTTTGCCTTTTCCCGTGCAGGTGGATTTGGTGCGGAGCATGCGCGGTCTGGAAAATGCCGTTTTGCTGCGTCCGGGTTATGCCATTGAATACGATTTTCTCGATCCGCGTGATTTGCACGCCAGTCTGGAAAGCCAGCGCCTGCCCGGACTTTTTTGTGCCGGCCAGATCAACGGCACCACCGGCTATGAAGAAGCCGCCGCACAGGGCCTGCTGGCGGGCCTTAATGCCGCACGGCGGGCGCGGTCACAGTCTGCCTGGGTGCCGGGGCGTCATGAGGCGTATCTGGGCGTAATGGTGGACGATCTGGTCACCCGGGGGCTGGATGAACCCTATCGGATGTTTACCAGCCGGGCCGAATATCGCCTGCAATTGCGTGAAGATAATGCCGATATTCGCCTGACCCCGCAGGGTCGCGAACTTGGGTTGGTGGATGATGCACGCTGGGCGGGCTTCAGCCGCAAACAGGATGATCTGGAAGCCGAGCGCGGGCGTTTCCAGAGTGTGCGCATTCGCCCCGAAGATGCAGCAGCGCAGCGGGTTGCCGCGCATGTGGGTCAGGCCCTGAACCGGGACGTAACCGCGCTGGAATTGTTGCGCCGTCCGGATTGGGATTACGCCAGCCTGACGACGGCTCTGGACATCCCGGTTTGTGCGGACCCACGTGTCAGCGAACAGTTGGAGATTGAGTGCAAATATTCGGGTTACATTGCCAGGCAGCAGGACGAAATTGAGCGGGCCGTCCGCTGGGAGGGCATGGCCATTCCTGAGGACATGGATTATGCCTCGGTGCGCGGGTTGTCCACGGAAGTCAGGCAACGCCTGAGTCGCCAGCGTCCGCAAACCATTGGTCTGGCCAGCCGCATTCCGGGCGTCACTCCGGCAGCCGTGTCGCTGTTGTTGATTCACGTGAAACGCCGCAGCTTGCTGCAGGCAGGCTGA
- the rsmG gene encoding 16S rRNA (guanine(527)-N(7))-methyltransferase RsmG has protein sequence MPSASALPEPLAEALDAGLALMQLDSVHPDQRQLLIQYVLLLQRWNSTHNLTAVRDPLEMISRHLLDSLAVLPFLDAGRVADIGSGAGLPGIPLAICRSTQAFTLVEPASKRVAFLRSVLAELGLSHVQVVPTTSEKYEPEKLPDILISRATAPLARLDAMTIHLQGPQSRVLAMKGPGVEEELADWPRAAALELRCHDLQVPGSPLRKLLIWTNPLQMP, from the coding sequence ATGCCGTCCGCTTCTGCCCTGCCAGAACCACTGGCCGAGGCTCTGGACGCCGGTCTTGCGCTCATGCAACTGGATTCAGTTCATCCCGATCAGCGCCAGTTGCTGATTCAGTATGTGTTACTCCTTCAGCGCTGGAACAGTACCCACAATCTGACCGCCGTGCGCGACCCGCTCGAAATGATCTCCCGTCATCTGCTGGACAGTCTTGCCGTGCTGCCTTTTCTGGATGCCGGGCGGGTGGCAGATATTGGCAGTGGTGCGGGTTTGCCGGGAATCCCCTTGGCCATTTGCCGATCCACTCAGGCCTTTACGCTGGTGGAGCCCGCCAGCAAGCGCGTGGCTTTTTTGCGCAGTGTGCTGGCCGAGCTCGGCCTGAGCCATGTGCAGGTGGTCCCCACGACCAGCGAAAAATACGAGCCTGAAAAGTTGCCAGACATCCTCATCAGCCGCGCTACCGCCCCTCTCGCGCGCCTGGATGCAATGACCATCCATCTGCAGGGTCCGCAGAGCAGGGTGCTGGCTATGAAGGGGCCCGGTGTCGAAGAAGAGCTGGCCGATTGGCCCCGCGCGGCTGCGCTGGAGCTGCGTTGTCACGACTTGCAGGTACCGGGTTCACCCCTGCGCAAGCTCTTGATTTGGACGAATCCGCTGCAGATGCCCTAG
- a CDS encoding ParA family protein produces MRIVAVANQKGGVGKTTTAVNLAAGLVQTGKRVLLVDLDPQANASTGLGQVGNTASSIYHVLLGELPLCAVLHAVSPAGLFLAPSSPDLAGAEVEIYPRADREQHLKRALAEASGFDYVLIDCPPALNMLTINALVAANRVLIPMQCEYYALEGLTQLLNTVRRVRAQLNPHLEVDGLLRTMFDNRNRLSSEVGQELERHFPDKLYQTVIPRNIRLAEAPSFGRAALEYDPSCAGSLAYQGLAKEFLQREGPK; encoded by the coding sequence ATGCGCATCGTTGCTGTTGCCAATCAGAAAGGTGGCGTGGGAAAAACCACGACTGCCGTCAATCTGGCTGCCGGACTTGTCCAGACGGGCAAGCGGGTGCTGCTGGTTGATCTGGATCCGCAAGCCAATGCCAGCACCGGGTTGGGCCAGGTGGGTAATACGGCGAGCAGCATTTATCACGTATTGCTGGGGGAATTACCGCTCTGCGCGGTGCTGCATGCAGTATCCCCTGCCGGACTTTTTCTCGCACCCTCCAGCCCCGATCTGGCCGGGGCCGAAGTGGAAATCTACCCGCGCGCAGATCGTGAACAGCATCTGAAAAGAGCTTTGGCCGAGGCGTCGGGCTTTGATTATGTCCTCATTGATTGCCCGCCAGCCCTGAATATGCTGACCATCAATGCCCTGGTAGCGGCAAACCGTGTGCTGATTCCCATGCAATGCGAATATTATGCCCTGGAAGGCCTCACGCAGTTGCTGAATACCGTCCGGCGGGTGCGCGCCCAGCTGAACCCTCATCTGGAAGTGGATGGCCTGTTGCGGACTATGTTCGACAACCGCAACCGTCTTTCCTCGGAGGTCGGTCAGGAGTTGGAACGGCATTTTCCGGATAAGCTCTATCAAACGGTTATCCCCCGCAATATTCGCCTTGCCGAAGCCCCCAGCTTTGGCCGCGCTGCTCTGGAATACGATCCTTCCTGCGCGGGTTCCCTGGCCTATCAGGGTTTGGCCAAAGAATTCCTGCAACGGGAGGGGCCAAAATGA
- a CDS encoding ParB/RepB/Spo0J family partition protein: MKRVGLGRGLDALFANEDSGTGSMREIPVDLLQRGRYQPRGVIAEESLQELAESIRHQGVVQPIVVRAVGGGRYEIIAGERRWRAAQLAGLTQIPAVVRDCGDEQALAIGIIENIQRQDLNPLEEAQALQRLLDEFGLSHEALAGTLGRSRAAISNQLRLLRLCPALHPHVESGALSAGHARALLTLSDERQQVLAEKVVQENLSVRATEKLAQKDLNPPAPLPEPDPNTAALKALIQSSLGLGVDLRARGQGGELRIRWESPEQEAMLLKRLGVSLNDDES, from the coding sequence ATGAAGCGAGTGGGTTTGGGTCGGGGTCTCGATGCACTGTTTGCCAATGAAGATTCGGGTACCGGATCCATGCGGGAAATCCCGGTCGATCTGCTCCAGCGTGGTCGTTACCAACCGCGCGGCGTGATTGCCGAGGAATCCCTGCAGGAATTGGCGGAGTCCATACGCCATCAGGGAGTGGTGCAACCCATCGTGGTGCGCGCCGTGGGCGGCGGTCGCTATGAAATCATTGCCGGCGAGCGCCGCTGGCGTGCCGCACAACTGGCGGGTTTGACCCAAATACCTGCGGTAGTCCGCGATTGTGGCGATGAGCAGGCCCTGGCCATCGGCATCATCGAAAATATACAACGTCAGGATCTGAATCCGCTGGAAGAAGCCCAGGCTCTGCAGCGCTTGCTGGATGAATTTGGCCTCAGCCACGAAGCGCTGGCCGGAACGCTGGGACGTTCGCGGGCGGCCATCAGTAACCAGCTCCGGCTCTTGCGCCTTTGTCCCGCGTTGCATCCGCACGTGGAAAGTGGTGCCCTCAGTGCCGGACATGCCCGCGCCCTGTTGACCCTCAGTGACGAGCGGCAACAGGTTCTGGCCGAAAAAGTGGTCCAGGAAAACCTGAGCGTCCGCGCCACCGAAAAGCTGGCTCAAAAAGACCTGAATCCGCCAGCACCCCTGCCGGAACCGGACCCCAACACGGCCGCTCTCAAAGCACTGATTCAATCCAGTCTGGGACTTGGTGTGGATTTGCGCGCCCGTGGCCAGGGGGGGGAACTGCGTATTCGCTGGGAAAGTCCGGAGCAGGAGGCCATGCTCCTGAAACGTCTGGGCGTATCGCTCAATGACGACGAAAGCTGA
- the atpB gene encoding F0F1 ATP synthase subunit A, translating into MASGDIAHHLVNWTIGSGFWTFDLDTIVMGWIMAAILVITGMVVGAKLQTSTPSGMQNWLEGVVDFIDDLVQGSFPVKDPLIAPMAITVFLWILLMNSLDVIPAYLPGIIAHWFGIPEFRITPTVNLNTTLGVSITVFLVMIATNLRVKGFGYFKTYLTHPFGIWLFPMNIIMSLIEEITKPLSLGLRLFGNMFAGELVFLLLAMLPWWGELVMGTVWSLFESLIIVLQAFIFTVLTVVYLGMANMQDH; encoded by the coding sequence GTGGCTTCAGGCGATATCGCCCATCATCTCGTCAACTGGACTATCGGTTCCGGTTTCTGGACGTTTGATCTGGACACCATTGTCATGGGCTGGATCATGGCGGCCATTCTGGTCATTACCGGCATGGTAGTCGGCGCAAAATTGCAGACCAGTACCCCCAGCGGCATGCAAAACTGGCTGGAAGGCGTCGTCGATTTTATTGATGATCTGGTCCAGGGCAGTTTCCCGGTCAAGGACCCCTTGATTGCACCCATGGCCATCACGGTATTTTTGTGGATACTGCTGATGAACAGCCTGGACGTCATCCCTGCCTACTTGCCCGGCATTATTGCGCACTGGTTTGGTATTCCAGAATTTCGGATAACCCCGACCGTCAACCTCAACACCACCCTCGGCGTTTCCATCACGGTATTTCTGGTGATGATTGCCACCAATTTGCGGGTGAAGGGTTTCGGCTACTTCAAGACCTACCTGACCCATCCCTTCGGTATCTGGCTGTTTCCGATGAACATCATCATGTCCCTGATCGAAGAAATCACCAAGCCGTTAAGCCTGGGGCTGCGACTTTTCGGCAACATGTTTGCCGGCGAGCTGGTATTTTTGCTGCTGGCCATGTTGCCCTGGTGGGGCGAACTGGTGATGGGTACGGTCTGGTCCCTGTTTGAAAGTTTGATCATTGTCCTGCAGGCGTTTATTTTCACCGTGTTGACCGTGGTTTACCTCGGCATGGCGAATATGCAGGATCATTAA